A part of bacterium genomic DNA contains:
- the cydB gene encoding cytochrome d ubiquinol oxidase subunit II, with the protein MELQIIWFVLWGVLWAVYFMLDGFVLGSGMLQNFLAKNDTERRVVINTVGPVWDGNEVWLITAGGATFAAFPTTYALMFSYLYTALLLLLFSLIVRGVAFEFRGKMEGTLWKAVWDKAILVSSFLPALLFGVAFGNIFKGLPMDAAGYHGSLLSLLNPYGLLTGVLFVVLFLTHGALYQAVKTTGQLQKRAVAAARALWIPLLLVAVTFLAATYPATRLFDNYLNIPALFLVPGAAVAALLAVRIFLGRDQLLSAFASSSLLVLLVVATGLVGLFPNLIPSTLDPHYSLTITNSSSSPYTLMIMTWVAFIFIPIVIAYKIWAYRVFRAPVTNKQVLEDKNAY; encoded by the coding sequence ATGGAACTTCAAATCATCTGGTTCGTGCTGTGGGGTGTGCTCTGGGCGGTCTATTTCATGCTGGATGGATTCGTCCTCGGCAGCGGGATGCTGCAGAATTTCCTGGCCAAAAATGACACCGAACGACGGGTCGTCATCAATACCGTAGGCCCGGTCTGGGACGGCAACGAGGTCTGGCTGATTACGGCAGGCGGGGCGACCTTTGCCGCCTTCCCCACCACCTACGCACTCATGTTCAGCTACCTTTACACCGCACTGTTGCTACTCCTCTTTTCATTGATCGTACGCGGGGTGGCGTTTGAGTTCCGCGGGAAAATGGAAGGCACTCTCTGGAAGGCCGTCTGGGATAAAGCCATTCTGGTCAGCAGTTTCCTCCCGGCCCTGTTGTTCGGCGTGGCTTTCGGGAATATCTTCAAGGGCTTGCCCATGGATGCCGCCGGCTATCATGGCTCGTTGCTCTCCCTGCTGAATCCCTACGGTCTCCTGACCGGCGTGCTGTTTGTGGTCCTGTTCCTGACACACGGGGCACTTTATCAGGCGGTGAAAACAACCGGACAACTTCAGAAGCGGGCCGTGGCGGCCGCCCGGGCCCTCTGGATCCCTCTCCTGCTGGTGGCGGTGACTTTCCTGGCGGCGACCTATCCGGCGACCCGGCTTTTTGACAACTACCTGAATATCCCTGCCCTGTTCCTGGTGCCGGGTGCCGCAGTAGCCGCACTCCTGGCGGTCCGGATCTTCCTGGGCAGGGATCAGTTATTGAGCGCCTTTGCCTCGTCCTCCCTGCTGGTGCTGCTGGTCGTGGCCACCGGACTGGTCGGACTCTTCCCGAACCTGATCCCCTCCACGCTGGACCCGCACTACAGCCTGACCATCACCAACTCCTCCTCAAGTCCCTATACCCTCATGATCATGACCTGGGTGGCGTTCATCTTTATCCCCATCGTCATCGCCTATAAAATATGGGCCTACCGTGTCTTCAGAGCCCCGGTCACCAACAAACAGGTGCTGGAGGACAAGAACGCCTACTGA
- a CDS encoding nitroreductase family protein, translating to MLKFTVDPVLCTRCGMCVRDCPAQIIKQDGAALPDIAEDQELQCYQCQHCLAICPTAALSILGRNPADSLPLVAGSLPSLDQVSRFVRARRTVRQYRDKNVDPVLIQKLLTTLSNVPTGVNRRELTFTVIDEKTVMQGLRTKVYKALADAGGTGRIHEYLSAAATAYYAEGTDRVFRGAPHALIISAPPDAPCFREDVVLAMAYFEFLAQSAGLGTVWWGMFKSIFETLPELKPLVNLPADHAYYAMLFGTPAIHFARTVQRDDAAVIRRLAIQ from the coding sequence ATGCTTAAGTTTACAGTCGATCCCGTGCTTTGTACGCGATGTGGAATGTGTGTGCGGGATTGCCCGGCCCAGATCATCAAACAGGATGGCGCCGCCCTGCCTGATATTGCAGAGGATCAGGAGCTGCAGTGCTACCAGTGTCAGCACTGCCTCGCGATCTGCCCCACGGCGGCATTGTCCATCCTGGGGCGGAACCCGGCGGACAGTCTGCCCCTGGTGGCAGGGAGTCTCCCCTCGCTGGACCAGGTGAGTCGGTTCGTCCGGGCACGCCGCACGGTCCGCCAGTACCGGGACAAGAATGTGGATCCCGTCCTGATCCAGAAGCTGCTGACCACGTTGTCGAATGTGCCGACCGGTGTGAACCGCCGGGAGCTGACCTTCACCGTGATTGACGAAAAGACGGTCATGCAGGGACTTCGGACAAAAGTCTATAAAGCCCTGGCGGACGCCGGCGGGACGGGCCGTATCCATGAATATCTCTCGGCCGCGGCCACGGCGTATTACGCAGAGGGTACTGACCGGGTATTCCGCGGGGCACCCCATGCCCTCATTATTTCTGCCCCGCCTGATGCGCCCTGTTTCCGCGAGGATGTGGTCCTGGCGATGGCCTATTTTGAGTTCCTGGCCCAGAGCGCGGGGCTGGGAACGGTCTGGTGGGGGATGTTCAAATCCATATTTGAAACGCTGCCCGAGCTGAAACCGCTGGTCAACCTCCCTGCGGATCACGCCTATTACGCCATGCTCTTCGGGACACCGGCCATCCATTTCGCCCGTACCGTTCAACGCGATGATGCCGCCGTGATCAGGAGACTCGCGATTCAGTAG
- a CDS encoding protein kinase, whose product MNLSDSDIFNLEQTTGLFQKRLQCAVCSAFIAIPDAHLANQSVISGYRIGPRIEVDGAREIYEAEHIQKRQKVSVQVFHSPELKSGEPARLFLNAMRHYMQIKHPHLVSIMDAGQFSEGTFFAAWQSDVSMSLEHRLWNGGAIELKPALHLATLIGKVQEWLWTEHGLIYGILSPRRIRIAPNNSVRLFNTILTPLVRNEPPTFPLDTLGMPGFMSPEMLTRTNSLDCRSDIYTLGATMYTMLTGTAPFSGLNSQQIQESQASASLPDPRTLNPDIPAAVVELLKSTLAHDPNDRPQDWPTFLHQLETLTSDQPVPAPAPMKHHSVLIQLPPEQVPSPMKKKVLVRPNRIPIMTVSQPAAPPSKPDSNPSRAFYGILAGGLIAVIVLIGWLALTAPPPPPPKSAAHSPTNAAAIAGAISLPALTNALASTTTPMNRPPDSSFEALYKAAQEHLKTHPTDYDGMLERYKVLLAMTETLRPNWHFQILEERRNIEMLKSFALNRAIEEIRQKATEYSNMAGYTEGIAWLNGYQGLFTNETSELRGRLSSNLILLAQTQTTTARAKAQINQTALNEAQTVQRKAFLADLSKTILSGGGLEQARPLILNWNHPHDLGWPKAQQDELLKQVELLSKLHEKVLECYKALIGKTIELQLLSETMSGKLTGVENQQITLQTLASDGGTITLPVPLDKIRMQDVLHRLAGAPPSERLLLQGFYAWQHNDEKLALASFSGMTNSLLASALATHIGQLVGQTREAEAQTALDALVALTGIAPSKEDPKSIATQIDQIAFTDSQCIKIKEAAQHFTKLYGTTTTAQNAMPILVAVKAASAITRKTDLATLKNMIEPLRAWRSGDKPLLFSYRIDEDLIYLDLSENKSLPSLLSLKSLPFKELSLRKCGITKLPPLEGFHISRLDLSESDITNLSGISGAFIDELIISGTQVTSLRALKSLSLHVFIAENCPNLSDLTGLATTNLTRIVLTGSTIPDLSSLEGAPLISADFSKCTLLNDLKSLAQCPLEELTLAGCSRISMVYALKGLPLKKLDISSTSVSDLTPLTYLPLETLNLANARNVMDLSPLVNNTHLRNLTLPGKSANASCLRQHKALEAIGYPDPISSDLYWRRNP is encoded by the coding sequence ATGAACCTCTCTGACAGCGATATTTTCAATCTCGAGCAGACGACCGGCCTGTTCCAAAAGCGTCTCCAATGTGCCGTCTGCAGCGCCTTCATCGCCATTCCCGACGCCCACCTGGCGAACCAGTCTGTCATATCCGGCTATCGGATCGGGCCGCGCATTGAAGTTGATGGGGCCCGTGAAATCTACGAGGCGGAACACATCCAGAAACGTCAAAAGGTGTCCGTTCAGGTCTTTCACTCCCCCGAGCTCAAAAGCGGGGAACCCGCCCGGCTTTTCCTGAATGCCATGCGCCACTACATGCAGATCAAGCATCCCCATCTGGTCAGCATCATGGATGCGGGGCAATTCAGCGAGGGCACCTTCTTTGCCGCCTGGCAAAGCGATGTGAGCATGTCGCTGGAACACCGGCTGTGGAATGGCGGCGCCATCGAATTGAAACCCGCCCTTCACCTGGCCACCCTTATCGGCAAGGTCCAGGAATGGCTCTGGACTGAACATGGGCTCATCTATGGCATCCTGTCCCCCCGCCGCATCCGGATCGCACCCAATAACAGTGTCCGTTTATTCAATACAATCCTGACCCCTCTGGTGCGGAACGAACCCCCGACCTTTCCGTTGGACACCCTGGGCATGCCTGGATTCATGAGCCCGGAGATGCTGACCCGGACGAATTCGTTGGACTGCCGGAGTGACATCTATACCCTGGGCGCCACCATGTATACGATGCTCACGGGAACCGCTCCTTTCAGCGGGCTGAACTCACAGCAAATCCAGGAAAGCCAGGCCAGCGCCTCTTTACCTGATCCCCGGACCCTGAACCCGGATATTCCCGCCGCCGTGGTAGAGCTGCTGAAGTCAACCTTGGCGCACGATCCAAATGATCGCCCCCAGGACTGGCCCACATTTCTTCATCAGCTTGAGACGCTGACCAGTGATCAGCCCGTTCCCGCCCCTGCCCCGATGAAACATCATTCGGTGCTCATTCAGTTGCCCCCTGAGCAGGTTCCTTCCCCGATGAAAAAAAAGGTCCTGGTCCGGCCAAACCGGATTCCGATCATGACCGTGTCCCAGCCCGCCGCCCCTCCCTCCAAGCCGGATTCCAACCCGTCACGGGCTTTCTACGGCATTCTGGCCGGCGGACTCATCGCGGTCATCGTGCTGATCGGATGGCTCGCCCTGACCGCACCGCCGCCGCCCCCCCCGAAGTCGGCGGCCCACTCCCCCACTAATGCGGCGGCGATCGCCGGCGCAATCAGCTTGCCCGCCCTGACGAATGCCCTCGCCTCTACGACGACCCCCATGAATCGACCGCCCGACAGTTCATTCGAGGCCCTCTACAAGGCCGCGCAGGAACACCTGAAAACTCACCCCACGGATTACGATGGGATGCTGGAAAGGTATAAAGTCCTGCTGGCCATGACCGAGACCCTGCGTCCCAACTGGCATTTCCAGATTCTTGAGGAACGGCGCAACATTGAGATGCTCAAGTCCTTTGCCTTGAACCGGGCCATCGAGGAAATCCGCCAGAAGGCCACGGAGTATTCCAATATGGCAGGTTATACCGAGGGCATTGCCTGGTTGAACGGCTATCAGGGACTCTTCACGAATGAGACCAGCGAATTGCGTGGACGGCTCTCCAGTAACCTCATCCTCCTGGCGCAGACCCAGACCACAACGGCTCGAGCCAAAGCGCAAATCAATCAAACGGCACTGAATGAGGCACAAACCGTGCAGCGGAAAGCCTTTCTCGCCGACCTTTCCAAAACCATTCTGAGCGGGGGAGGGCTGGAGCAGGCGCGCCCGCTCATCTTGAACTGGAATCATCCGCACGATCTGGGATGGCCCAAAGCCCAGCAGGATGAACTCCTGAAGCAAGTTGAGCTTCTCAGTAAACTTCATGAAAAAGTCTTGGAGTGCTACAAGGCCCTGATCGGCAAAACCATTGAACTGCAACTCCTTTCTGAAACGATGAGCGGAAAGTTGACCGGGGTTGAAAATCAACAAATCACCCTTCAAACACTTGCCTCCGATGGCGGGACGATTACCCTTCCCGTCCCACTTGACAAAATCCGCATGCAGGACGTATTACATCGACTCGCGGGTGCCCCCCCCTCTGAACGCCTGCTCCTGCAAGGGTTCTATGCCTGGCAACATAACGATGAGAAATTAGCCTTAGCCAGTTTTTCGGGCATGACCAACAGCCTGCTGGCCTCGGCACTGGCCACGCATATCGGACAATTAGTGGGTCAGACCCGTGAGGCGGAAGCCCAGACCGCCCTGGATGCACTGGTGGCGCTAACCGGAATCGCCCCCAGCAAGGAGGACCCTAAATCCATTGCCACCCAGATTGATCAAATTGCATTCACGGATTCCCAATGCATCAAAATCAAGGAAGCCGCGCAACACTTCACAAAACTCTATGGCACGACCACCACCGCCCAGAACGCCATGCCCATCCTGGTCGCGGTGAAAGCCGCCTCCGCCATCACCCGGAAAACCGACCTGGCCACCTTGAAGAACATGATCGAGCCGTTACGTGCCTGGCGGTCAGGTGATAAACCCCTCTTGTTTTCCTATCGCATTGATGAAGATCTCATCTATCTTGATTTGTCGGAAAACAAATCCCTGCCCAGCCTGTTATCCTTGAAGTCGCTCCCTTTTAAGGAACTGTCATTACGCAAATGCGGCATCACCAAACTGCCTCCACTGGAAGGGTTCCATATCAGCCGCCTGGATTTGAGCGAAAGTGATATCACCAATTTATCAGGCATCAGCGGGGCCTTCATCGATGAGCTCATCATCTCCGGCACACAGGTCACCAGTCTGCGCGCCCTGAAATCACTCTCCCTCCACGTGTTCATCGCAGAAAACTGCCCCAACCTCTCAGACCTTACCGGGCTGGCGACGACCAACCTGACCCGCATTGTCCTTACTGGCTCCACCATACCCGACCTGTCGTCCCTGGAGGGGGCCCCCTTGATCAGTGCGGATTTCTCAAAGTGCACCCTGCTGAATGACCTCAAGTCTCTTGCCCAGTGCCCCTTGGAGGAACTGACTCTCGCGGGGTGCAGTCGCATCTCGATGGTCTATGCCCTGAAAGGGCTCCCGCTGAAAAAACTCGACATCAGCAGCACGTCCGTCAGTGATCTGACGCCGCTGACCTATTTGCCGCTGGAGACATTAAATCTCGCCAATGCCCGAAACGTGATGGACCTGTCCCCGCTGGTCAACAATACCCACCTCCGGAATTTAACCCTTCCCGGTAAATCGGCCAACGCCAGTTGTCTCCGCCAGCACAAAGCCCTTGAAGCCATCGGGTATCCCGACCCCATCAGCTCCGACTTATACTGGAGAAGAAACCCCTGA
- a CDS encoding histidinol-phosphatase, whose protein sequence is MTRHPMTLLPWTGNWHTHTARCKHATGSVADYCAAAVTYGLTDLGISDHTPFADGRWQSVRMAISELPEYRAEIDAARPVFPGLRLWAGLECEFRAELGAFYREVLLHDYRMDYLVGAVHWFPFHGVWTSLEEPSVRNDPKALAAYVSHIIDCMRSKLFLFMAHPDAFGVLFECWNAETIAASCDLLDAARDLDVPLEINAYGLRKPLLETPQGTRWRYPWEPFWQLAGERGVPGVVNSDAHRPEDIAGEVDTALAWAARFGVRLVDLKDRLTPSGVSSPV, encoded by the coding sequence ATGACCCGTCACCCGATGACCCTCCTCCCGTGGACGGGCAATTGGCACACCCACACGGCCCGCTGTAAGCACGCCACCGGTTCGGTGGCCGACTACTGTGCGGCGGCCGTCACCTATGGCCTGACTGACTTGGGGATATCGGACCACACCCCTTTTGCGGATGGCCGCTGGCAGAGCGTACGCATGGCGATCTCCGAGTTGCCGGAATATCGCGCGGAGATCGATGCGGCCCGGCCCGTCTTCCCGGGACTGCGGCTGTGGGCCGGCCTGGAATGTGAATTCCGCGCGGAGCTGGGTGCGTTTTACCGCGAGGTATTGTTGCACGATTACCGCATGGACTATCTGGTGGGGGCGGTCCATTGGTTCCCGTTCCATGGCGTCTGGACCAGTTTGGAGGAGCCCAGTGTGAGGAATGATCCCAAGGCGTTGGCGGCCTACGTCTCCCATATCATTGACTGCATGCGCTCCAAACTCTTTCTCTTCATGGCGCATCCGGACGCCTTTGGCGTGTTATTCGAGTGTTGGAATGCCGAGACCATCGCGGCGAGCTGTGACCTGCTCGATGCGGCACGTGACTTGGATGTGCCGCTGGAAATCAATGCCTATGGCCTGCGCAAGCCACTCCTGGAGACGCCACAGGGGACGCGGTGGCGCTATCCCTGGGAGCCCTTCTGGCAGTTGGCCGGTGAGCGGGGCGTGCCGGGGGTCGTTAACTCCGATGCCCATCGCCCCGAAGACATCGCCGGCGAAGTGGATACGGCGCTCGCCTGGGCGGCCCGCTTCGGCGTGCGACTGGTGGACTTGAAGGACCGGCTTACTCCGTCAGGGGTTTCTTCTCCAGTATAA
- a CDS encoding cellulase N-terminal Ig-like domain-containing protein, which translates to MKYFTIAAIILTVAIHAVSAQPEFEDGRRSAGLRSAKLADPTHIELMFGSGLSQWSLAKHAEWIQVVSPTDAAFQRGVPVTSVTFGTAEPDGTTPAGWSGPRFTRTPATVVLPADQPMKPGQAYFIRVNGPQSLANNLAAQWITGTAAPTGEDRSPRYGLRQARIVTPTLIQLAIGPGIDLTRLADPSGIAVTSPDDPAFTSPVQPKRIGRRSTLDFYLPNGWPWRHFDNHLVFIELPIPMKPGRQYRIDLAAKAGAAVVCGETTATVTLNDRISLNPAIKVNQIGYLPDATKYAYLGLWLGNMGACDLSGVTTAFEVRDARSHAVVLTGAPTLRRRATFRLVDGKQVPVTPPRAGTKAEGPETVYKQDLSYEDVWQVDLSALRTPGHYYLALPGVGRSYEFSVAADVYAVPFATVMSGLYHQRCGIELGAPCSQIWRAACHRGTTEYSTATLDTAKDIRSLATFATDGKKHDLFGGHHDAGDWNPRAHLDVAKGLLLAWELNPTAFSDGQLNIPEKSNGIPDILDEARWALDLWSRLQDPDGGVHEYVESEGDPRDGDAPETDTLREFAYAPTARGSYAFAAVSAQAAMAWKTAGQGKEADGFLARSRKAWDWAEAHDGAAAADQRAEAAAALFRATGETVFDTAFRAASVLAQTPSADLSQYGKYDQLYASFHYLRAAKADPVLKATLAAAFERTFADWKRAAETTTYRHMRSPYAPSSWGTGGLPVWPEVPAMTSVVATDPAVRTAARDWLRFTDDFSLGCHPMNLVFTVGLGQRYVTSAFSHLMRTTPPGLIPGLISNGPGGHFNAGEAPGQSMAKWPAQSLYPPGPWPVLYMYGEDTAPGMNEGIVANQVKVALAYALFLPPHP; encoded by the coding sequence ATGAAATATTTCACCATTGCAGCCATCATTCTCACCGTTGCCATCCACGCCGTTTCCGCCCAGCCTGAGTTCGAGGACGGACGACGAAGTGCCGGCCTGCGTAGCGCCAAACTGGCAGATCCCACTCACATTGAGCTCATGTTCGGGAGCGGACTCTCCCAGTGGAGTCTGGCCAAACATGCCGAATGGATCCAAGTGGTAAGCCCGACTGATGCCGCCTTCCAGCGAGGTGTGCCGGTCACCTCCGTCACCTTTGGCACGGCCGAGCCGGACGGAACCACCCCCGCCGGCTGGAGCGGCCCCCGCTTCACACGAACCCCGGCAACCGTGGTGCTGCCAGCCGACCAGCCGATGAAACCGGGCCAGGCGTACTTCATCCGGGTCAATGGTCCCCAGTCGCTCGCGAATAACCTGGCGGCACAATGGATCACCGGCACGGCCGCCCCTACCGGTGAAGACCGCTCTCCACGCTACGGCCTGCGTCAGGCGCGGATCGTCACCCCCACCCTGATCCAACTCGCCATCGGCCCCGGCATCGATCTCACACGTCTGGCGGATCCCAGCGGCATCGCCGTGACCTCACCCGACGATCCCGCCTTCACCTCACCGGTCCAGCCTAAACGCATTGGCCGCCGTTCCACTTTGGACTTCTACCTGCCCAATGGCTGGCCCTGGCGCCACTTTGACAACCACCTGGTGTTTATCGAATTGCCCATACCGATGAAGCCGGGGCGGCAATACCGCATTGACCTCGCCGCCAAGGCCGGGGCGGCGGTGGTATGCGGCGAAACGACCGCCACCGTCACCCTCAACGACCGCATCTCCCTCAATCCGGCCATTAAGGTCAATCAGATCGGCTACCTGCCCGACGCCACCAAGTACGCCTACCTTGGCTTGTGGCTGGGCAATATGGGCGCCTGCGATTTGTCAGGTGTCACCACCGCCTTCGAGGTCCGCGACGCCCGCTCTCATGCCGTGGTCCTCACCGGCGCTCCGACCCTGCGCCGCCGCGCCACGTTCCGCTTGGTGGACGGTAAGCAGGTACCGGTCACCCCCCCCCGTGCCGGGACCAAAGCTGAAGGGCCGGAGACGGTCTATAAGCAGGATCTGAGCTACGAGGATGTCTGGCAGGTCGACCTGTCGGCGCTCCGGACCCCGGGCCACTACTATCTCGCCCTCCCCGGTGTCGGACGCAGCTATGAGTTCAGCGTCGCCGCCGACGTCTATGCCGTGCCCTTCGCCACCGTGATGAGCGGCCTCTACCACCAGCGCTGCGGAATCGAGCTCGGGGCGCCCTGTTCGCAGATCTGGCGGGCGGCCTGTCACCGCGGCACTACGGAATACTCGACCGCCACCCTGGATACCGCCAAGGATATCCGGAGCCTGGCGACGTTCGCCACCGACGGGAAGAAACACGATCTATTTGGCGGCCACCACGATGCCGGCGACTGGAATCCACGCGCGCATCTGGACGTAGCCAAGGGGCTGTTGCTGGCATGGGAACTCAACCCCACCGCCTTCTCTGACGGCCAGCTCAACATCCCGGAGAAAAGTAACGGCATCCCTGATATCCTCGACGAGGCCCGCTGGGCACTCGACCTGTGGAGCCGGCTGCAGGACCCCGACGGAGGGGTGCATGAGTATGTAGAGTCGGAGGGCGATCCCCGCGACGGCGATGCGCCGGAAACCGATACCCTGCGCGAGTTTGCCTACGCTCCAACCGCCCGTGGCAGTTATGCCTTTGCCGCAGTATCCGCACAGGCCGCCATGGCCTGGAAAACGGCCGGCCAAGGCAAGGAAGCGGATGGATTCCTGGCCCGCAGCCGCAAGGCCTGGGATTGGGCCGAAGCGCACGACGGCGCTGCCGCCGCCGACCAGCGCGCAGAGGCCGCGGCCGCCCTCTTCCGTGCCACCGGCGAAACCGTCTTCGATACCGCCTTCCGGGCAGCATCGGTCCTGGCCCAAACGCCATCGGCCGATCTGAGCCAGTACGGAAAATATGACCAGCTCTATGCCTCCTTCCACTACCTGCGTGCGGCCAAGGCTGATCCCGTGTTGAAAGCCACCCTGGCCGCCGCCTTTGAACGCACCTTTGCCGACTGGAAGCGGGCGGCGGAAACCACGACGTACCGCCATATGCGCAGTCCCTACGCCCCCAGCAGCTGGGGCACCGGCGGCCTGCCGGTATGGCCGGAAGTCCCGGCGATGACCTCCGTGGTGGCTACCGATCCGGCCGTGCGCACCGCGGCACGCGACTGGTTACGGTTTACCGATGACTTCTCGCTGGGCTGCCACCCGATGAACCTGGTGTTCACTGTCGGGCTCGGACAGCGGTACGTCACGTCGGCCTTCAGTCATCTGATGCGAACGACGCCCCCGGGCCTGATCCCCGGCCTGATCAGCAATGGGCCGGGCGGTCACTTCAACGCCGGCGAGGCACCTGGCCAGAGCATGGCCAAATGGCCCGCCCAGAGCCTCTACCCGCCCGGTCCCTGGCCGGTGCTCTATATGTACGGGGAGGATACTGCTCCCGGGATGAATGAAGGCATCGTCGCCAATCAGGTGAAGGTGGCCCTGGCTTATGCCCTGTTCCTGCCGCCACATCCCTGA